One Frankia alni ACN14a DNA window includes the following coding sequences:
- a CDS encoding LLM class flavin-dependent oxidoreductase, with amino-acid sequence MTDVPALGGPATDGPATDGSASPRFRLGFLTHVQGPGELASTYDHAQELFVVADELGFDVGWVAQHHVSLGGGGLPSPWTFLAYAAARTRRIRLATAITILPLEDPVRLAEDVSVVDTLSGGRVEIGVGSGGSELEYAAFGRDVGRRRELTSEGLAVLRKALANEEVGAPGFTIQPPARDFTDRIWQGVFSAPGAEYAAASGSNLLLNRAAYGYDEPTDAVQRPWADAYLAAWNLPRPPRIGLSRFVFPSADRRTALAQIGPHVLAAAQRFSGHGAFPKGIDTDEALRRFHSFYGHPEEIVAQLRQEQVLPVATDLIAQFNPAVVDHDVAIRALELIATEVAPALGWKPASPAQPALAGL; translated from the coding sequence ATGACCGACGTCCCAGCCCTCGGCGGCCCCGCCACCGACGGCCCCGCCACCGACGGTTCCGCTTCGCCGCGCTTCCGGCTCGGCTTCCTCACCCACGTCCAGGGCCCGGGCGAGCTGGCATCCACCTACGACCACGCGCAGGAGCTGTTCGTCGTCGCCGACGAGCTCGGCTTCGACGTCGGCTGGGTGGCCCAGCACCACGTGTCCCTCGGCGGCGGTGGCCTGCCCTCACCCTGGACGTTCCTGGCCTACGCCGCCGCGCGCACCCGGCGCATCCGGCTCGCCACGGCGATCACGATCCTGCCGCTGGAGGATCCGGTCCGGTTGGCCGAGGACGTGTCGGTCGTCGACACGCTCAGCGGCGGCCGGGTCGAGATCGGCGTCGGCAGCGGTGGCAGCGAGCTGGAGTACGCCGCCTTCGGCCGGGACGTGGGCCGCCGTCGTGAGCTGACCAGCGAGGGGCTGGCGGTGCTGCGCAAGGCGCTCGCGAACGAGGAGGTCGGCGCGCCGGGCTTCACCATCCAGCCACCGGCCCGCGACTTCACCGACCGGATCTGGCAGGGCGTCTTCAGCGCGCCGGGGGCCGAGTACGCCGCCGCCTCGGGTTCGAACCTGCTGCTCAACCGTGCCGCCTACGGCTACGACGAGCCCACCGACGCCGTGCAGCGGCCCTGGGCCGATGCGTACCTCGCCGCGTGGAACCTGCCGCGCCCGCCGCGCATCGGACTGTCGCGGTTCGTCTTTCCCTCGGCCGACCGGCGGACCGCGCTGGCCCAGATCGGACCGCACGTGCTCGCGGCCGCGCAACGGTTCTCCGGGCACGGTGCCTTCCCGAAGGGGATCGACACCGATGAGGCGCTCCGCCGGTTCCACTCCTTCTACGGTCACCCGGAGGAGATCGTCGCGCAGCTGCGCCAGGAGCAGGTGCTGCCGGTCGCCACGGATCTGATCGCCCAGTTCAACCCGGCGGTCGTCGATCACGACGTGGCGATCCGGGCGCTCGAGCTCATCGCCACCGAGGTCGCGCCCGCCCTGGGCTGGAAACCCGCATCCCCCGCCCAGCCCGCACTGGCCGGACTCTGA
- a CDS encoding FAD-dependent oxidoreductase: MTDHSANQAAVSLEDAGQAYSPTGGRDVHTVRFPTATPPTEVDVLIVGAGPVGLSAAVELTARGVRVAVVDRARAATLVRAGAMGHSPRTVEHFRRWGLLQHIRDEWTFPPEWNQGIRLVTSLVGHELLAPRRPSFAGSSGGGPSAEEALRRPQSALQRVFLDHLDRRGVGVAGGWRLVALRESVDWIEADVLHEPDASDVSAVSVASAVSDASGAPRTIRARYLLGADGGSSTVRRLAGIERDGAHATEKRLRLIVRTQDISDRVGPAPSGTNIVFNQRAAGFLAAVSTREWRVYAGPYPLDHTPTEAELLATAQAAFGFELDLELVSSTTFYDATRIARTFRRGRVLLAGDAAHVRTPGGNLGEGFGDVANLGWKLAAVLAGQAPEELLDSYDQERRRHNWRIADHALERSRRSHALLAELRRLGIPDDADDSPQAEARRAEIRARISQGALGAPGVTFDERYDASSAIWYEDGQLDTEPPWRADVYQDDPRPGHRAPNGLVDPYGDTLYDRIGLGFALLVLSADREVERALVAEALARSLPFTVVHLAEPAVRALYGADNVLVRPDQHVAWRGAELPAAGAGAVLDLVLGAGQVLGTIPDQVPPADGNLAVDQGRAVDQGRAVNQGRAAPEVAVATGVDLAGTSASVRS; this comes from the coding sequence ATGACGGACCATTCGGCGAACCAGGCCGCGGTGAGCCTGGAGGACGCGGGCCAGGCCTATTCGCCCACGGGCGGGCGCGACGTCCACACCGTGCGCTTCCCCACCGCCACGCCGCCGACCGAGGTCGACGTGCTGATCGTCGGCGCCGGCCCGGTGGGCCTGTCGGCGGCCGTGGAGCTCACCGCCCGGGGGGTGCGGGTCGCCGTCGTCGACCGCGCCCGCGCTGCGACGCTGGTCCGGGCCGGCGCGATGGGCCACAGCCCGCGCACGGTGGAACACTTCCGCCGCTGGGGGCTGCTGCAGCACATCCGCGACGAGTGGACGTTCCCGCCGGAGTGGAACCAGGGCATCCGGCTGGTCACCTCGCTGGTCGGTCATGAGCTGCTGGCACCCCGCCGCCCGTCCTTCGCGGGCTCGTCTGGCGGTGGCCCCTCCGCCGAGGAGGCGCTGCGCCGTCCGCAGAGCGCACTGCAGCGGGTCTTCCTCGACCATCTCGACCGGCGAGGCGTCGGGGTGGCCGGTGGCTGGCGGCTGGTGGCGCTGCGGGAGAGCGTCGACTGGATCGAGGCCGACGTGCTCCACGAGCCCGACGCCTCCGACGTCTCCGCCGTCTCTGTTGCCTCCGCCGTCTCCGATGCCTCTGGCGCGCCTCGCACCATCCGGGCCCGCTACCTGCTCGGCGCGGACGGCGGCAGCAGCACCGTCCGCCGGCTCGCCGGCATCGAACGCGACGGCGCCCACGCCACCGAGAAGCGGCTGCGGCTCATCGTGCGCACCCAGGACATCTCCGACCGGGTCGGCCCCGCGCCCAGCGGCACCAACATCGTGTTCAACCAGCGGGCCGCCGGCTTCCTCGCCGCGGTGAGCACCCGCGAGTGGCGCGTGTACGCCGGGCCGTACCCGCTGGACCACACCCCCACCGAGGCGGAGCTGCTCGCCACCGCCCAGGCGGCCTTCGGGTTCGAGCTGGACCTGGAACTGGTCTCGTCGACGACCTTCTACGACGCCACCCGGATCGCGCGGACGTTCCGGCGCGGACGTGTGCTGCTGGCCGGCGACGCCGCGCATGTGCGCACCCCCGGCGGCAACCTCGGGGAGGGCTTCGGCGACGTGGCGAACCTCGGCTGGAAGCTCGCCGCCGTGCTCGCCGGCCAGGCCCCCGAGGAGCTGCTGGACTCCTACGACCAGGAGCGCCGCCGGCACAACTGGCGGATCGCCGACCACGCGCTGGAGCGTTCGCGGCGCTCGCACGCGCTGCTGGCGGAACTGCGCCGGCTCGGCATCCCCGACGACGCCGACGACAGCCCGCAGGCCGAGGCGCGCCGCGCCGAGATCCGTGCCCGGATCAGCCAGGGCGCTCTCGGCGCGCCCGGCGTGACCTTCGACGAGCGCTACGACGCGTCGTCGGCGATCTGGTACGAGGACGGACAGCTCGACACGGAACCCCCGTGGCGCGCCGACGTCTACCAGGACGACCCGCGGCCGGGACACCGGGCACCGAACGGCCTGGTCGACCCCTACGGCGACACCCTCTACGACCGCATCGGCCTCGGCTTCGCGCTGCTCGTGCTGTCCGCGGACCGGGAGGTGGAGCGGGCCCTCGTCGCCGAGGCGCTCGCCCGATCGCTGCCGTTCACGGTCGTCCACCTGGCCGAGCCGGCGGTGCGTGCGCTGTACGGCGCCGACAACGTGCTCGTCCGCCCCGACCAGCACGTGGCCTGGCGCGGCGCCGAGCTTCCCGCCGCCGGCGCCGGTGCCGTCCTCGACCTCGTCCTCGGTGCCGGCCAGGTTCTCGGCACCATCCCGGATCAGGTCCCCCCGGCGGACGGGAACCTCGCGGTGGACCAGGGTCGCGCCGTGGACCAGGGTCGCGCGGTGAATCAGGGTCGCGCGGCACCGGAGGTCGCCGTGGCGACCGGCGTCGACCTGGCCGGCACGAGCGCGTCCGTCCGTTCCTGA
- a CDS encoding NtaA/DmoA family FMN-dependent monooxygenase (This protein belongs to a clade of FMN-dependent monooxygenases, within a broader family of flavin-dependent oxidoreductases, the luciferase-like monooxygenase (LMM) family, some of whose members use coenzyme F420 rather than FMN.) — protein MSRTLHLALSAYGVGGPGQHGLWKDPRVPSNASVDINYYIRQAQTAEQALFDAYFIVDSQFINAGYPAHYLSRLEPLTLLSAVATHTRHIGLIGTASSTYNSPFNLARRFASLDHISGGRAGWNVVTSFDTGTSRNYGLDEHLDYATRYGRALEAVEVVRGLWDSYEEGAFPADVERNLFLDPTKLHALDHVGEHFRVAGPLNLDRSPQGQPVIFQAGVSEEGRTLAAHVAEGIYAPGGSLAQSQDYYADIKRRAAALGRDPDHVVILVGASPVLAATDADAHRLSRDIFEADNDFDRKLGFLGRSFGAYDFSGHDLDAPFPDLAHLAEKGGRTRGLEIVRHAREEGLTLRQVVETVTEYEPSPFTGAPDTVVDAIEQWFTTGAADGLNLRFRTHDDLERFVADVVPSLQKRGLFRTEYTGDTLRANLGLPIPVNRYTREREPAAAQA, from the coding sequence ATGTCCCGCACGCTCCACCTCGCCCTGAGCGCCTACGGCGTCGGCGGTCCCGGCCAGCACGGCCTGTGGAAGGATCCGCGCGTCCCGAGCAACGCCAGCGTCGACATCAACTACTACATCCGCCAGGCGCAGACCGCCGAGCAGGCACTGTTCGACGCGTACTTCATCGTCGACAGCCAGTTCATCAACGCCGGCTACCCGGCGCACTACCTCAGCCGGCTCGAACCGCTGACGCTGCTGTCGGCGGTCGCGACCCACACCCGCCACATCGGCCTGATCGGCACGGCGAGCTCGACGTACAACTCGCCGTTCAACCTCGCCCGCCGGTTCGCCTCGCTGGATCACATCAGCGGCGGGCGCGCCGGCTGGAACGTCGTCACCAGCTTCGACACCGGCACCTCACGCAACTACGGGCTCGACGAGCACCTCGACTACGCCACCCGCTACGGCCGGGCGCTCGAGGCGGTCGAGGTCGTGCGCGGGCTGTGGGACTCCTACGAGGAAGGCGCCTTCCCCGCCGACGTCGAACGCAACCTCTTCCTCGACCCGACCAAGCTGCACGCCCTCGACCACGTCGGCGAGCACTTCAGGGTCGCCGGGCCGCTCAACCTCGACCGGTCGCCGCAGGGCCAGCCGGTGATCTTCCAGGCCGGCGTGTCCGAGGAGGGGCGCACCCTGGCCGCCCACGTCGCGGAGGGCATCTACGCCCCCGGGGGGTCGTTGGCGCAGTCGCAGGACTACTACGCCGACATCAAGCGGCGGGCCGCGGCGCTCGGGCGCGATCCCGACCACGTCGTCATCCTCGTCGGCGCCAGCCCCGTCCTCGCCGCCACCGACGCCGACGCGCACCGGCTCTCGCGCGACATCTTCGAGGCCGACAACGACTTCGACCGCAAGCTCGGCTTCCTCGGCCGCAGCTTCGGCGCCTACGACTTCAGCGGGCACGACCTCGACGCGCCGTTCCCCGATCTCGCGCACCTGGCCGAGAAGGGCGGGCGCACCCGCGGCCTGGAGATCGTCCGCCATGCCCGCGAGGAGGGACTCACCCTGCGGCAGGTCGTCGAGACGGTGACCGAGTACGAGCCGTCGCCGTTCACCGGCGCGCCGGACACCGTCGTCGACGCGATCGAGCAGTGGTTCACCACCGGCGCGGCCGACGGGCTGAACCTCCGCTTCCGCACCCACGACGACCTCGAGCGCTTCGTCGCCGACGTCGTCCCGTCGCTGCAGAAGCGTGGGCTGTTCCGCACCGAGTACACCGGCGACACGCTGCGGGCCAACCTCGGCCTGCCGATCCCGGTCAACCGCTACACGCGCGAGCGCGAGCCCGCGGCCGCCCAGGCCTGA
- a CDS encoding ABC transporter ATP-binding protein, protein MSTDGRPVLEVADLEVHYGPRRRRRRVLHGVSLSVTRGETVGVIGETGSGKSTFARAVLGLVRASGGRILIDGEDVSRYSPRQWRALRRRGVVQYVFQDPLRSLDPDLPIEESLIEPLLVQGVGRKEAIERGRAYLARVRLDSELFGRLPGELSGGQRQRVAVARALVTEPALIILDEPVSALDSANRVGILEILKELRGAGVALIFISHDLGSVAGVADRVAVLYQGEFVEVGDARAVISAPRHPYARLLVGSAPTLRSVAASRAERDALRALLNA, encoded by the coding sequence GTGTCCACTGACGGCCGGCCGGTCCTGGAGGTCGCCGATCTCGAGGTTCACTACGGGCCGCGGCGGCGTCGGCGCCGGGTGCTGCACGGCGTCTCGCTGTCGGTGACCCGCGGCGAGACCGTGGGCGTGATCGGCGAGACCGGCTCGGGCAAGTCGACCTTCGCCCGGGCGGTGCTCGGCCTGGTGCGCGCCTCCGGTGGGCGGATCCTCATCGACGGCGAGGACGTGTCCCGGTACTCCCCCCGACAGTGGCGCGCGCTGCGTCGCCGCGGCGTCGTCCAGTACGTCTTCCAGGACCCGCTGCGCAGCCTCGACCCCGACCTGCCCATCGAGGAGTCCCTCATCGAGCCGCTGCTCGTCCAGGGCGTGGGCCGCAAGGAGGCGATCGAGCGCGGACGCGCCTACCTCGCCCGCGTCCGCCTGGACAGCGAGCTGTTCGGCCGCCTGCCCGGCGAGCTCTCCGGCGGCCAGCGCCAGCGCGTCGCGGTGGCGCGCGCCCTGGTCACCGAGCCCGCGCTGATCATCCTGGACGAGCCGGTGAGCGCCCTGGACTCCGCCAACCGGGTCGGAATCCTGGAGATCCTCAAGGAGCTACGCGGCGCCGGCGTCGCACTGATCTTCATCTCGCACGACCTCGGCTCCGTCGCCGGCGTCGCCGACCGCGTCGCCGTGCTCTACCAGGGCGAGTTCGTCGAGGTGGGGGACGCCCGCGCGGTCATCAGCGCCCCCCGCCATCCCTACGCCCGGCTGCTCGTCGGTTCGGCGCCGACGCTGCGCTCGGTCGCCGCCAGCCGGGCCGAACGCGACGCGCTGCGCGCCCTGCTGAACGCCTGA
- a CDS encoding ABC transporter ATP-binding protein — translation MTTTSPTLAVRDVRIRDDVNDREIVHGVSFELRPGRAVGIVGESGSGKTLTCRAILGILPAHFAVSAGSIEIAGRDIAGLTTPQWTDLRGSTISAVFQDPASYLNPSIKVGSQIAEVIQVKSGLRRRAARRRALELLTAVHLRDPELVYDQYTFELSGGMLQRVLIATAIAADPQVLIADEATTALDVTVQAEILDLLADLRERRGLALVVVSHDLAVVAQVCDEVLVMREGEVVEHGPTADVLYHPRHEYTRLLIAEHEQYGLDRYLADTDADSYTDSDADTDSDADSTTDPESSVKVGAGAQRKELDGVH, via the coding sequence ATGACGACAACCAGTCCCACGCTGGCGGTCCGCGACGTGCGGATCCGCGACGACGTCAACGACCGCGAGATCGTGCACGGCGTCTCGTTCGAGCTCAGACCCGGCCGGGCCGTCGGCATCGTGGGGGAGTCGGGCAGCGGCAAGACGCTGACCTGCCGCGCGATCCTCGGCATCCTGCCGGCGCACTTCGCCGTGTCCGCCGGCTCGATCGAGATCGCCGGCCGGGACATCGCCGGGCTGACGACCCCGCAGTGGACCGACCTGCGCGGGTCGACGATCAGCGCGGTGTTCCAGGACCCCGCCTCCTACCTCAACCCGTCCATCAAGGTGGGGTCGCAGATCGCCGAGGTCATCCAGGTCAAGTCCGGGCTGCGGCGGCGGGCCGCGCGCCGGCGCGCGCTCGAACTGCTGACCGCCGTGCACCTGCGCGACCCGGAGCTCGTCTACGACCAGTACACCTTCGAGCTGTCCGGCGGGATGCTCCAGCGCGTCCTCATCGCCACCGCGATCGCCGCCGACCCGCAGGTGCTCATCGCCGACGAGGCGACCACCGCCCTGGACGTGACGGTGCAGGCCGAGATCCTCGACCTGCTCGCCGACCTGCGGGAGCGCCGCGGCCTCGCGCTCGTCGTCGTGTCCCACGACCTCGCCGTCGTCGCGCAGGTCTGCGACGAGGTGCTGGTCATGCGCGAGGGCGAGGTCGTCGAGCACGGGCCGACCGCGGACGTGCTCTACCACCCGCGCCACGAGTACACCCGCCTGCTGATCGCCGAACACGAGCAGTACGGCCTGGACCGCTACCTGGCCGACACCGACGCCGACTCGTACACCGACTCGGACGCCGACACCGACTCGGACGCGGACTCGACCACCGACCCCGAGTCCAGCGTCAAGGTCGGCGCCGGCGCGCAGCGGAAGGAGCTGGACGGTGTCCACTGA
- a CDS encoding ABC transporter permease, whose product MVRRVLALPTGRLAVGVLSLIALLAILGPTLAPHNPLGTSALTLAGPSWEHWLGTDYLGRDVFSRLLAGSRTSVLGSVEVALIALAVGVVPGILSVYFGRVFEWFTLRIADTLIALPFLIYAVAVTALLGNGIPQAMFTVGVLVSPLFYRVARAATLAVARSQYVEAALISGASIGWIARRHVWGKVLPPVAVALAQTIGVGFVVVSSLSFLGIGVQPPAPTWGGLLASDLGYLSYQPWAPAVPALLIMATVWGSNLLADAIRDVSGEAGRALLNSRRARARRLDPAEPIPAGGAAR is encoded by the coding sequence ATGGTCCGTCGCGTCCTGGCGCTGCCGACCGGCCGGCTCGCCGTCGGCGTCCTGTCCCTGATCGCCCTGCTGGCGATCCTCGGCCCGACCCTGGCCCCGCACAACCCGCTGGGGACGAGTGCGCTGACCCTGGCCGGCCCCTCCTGGGAGCACTGGCTCGGGACGGACTACCTCGGCCGGGACGTGTTCAGCCGGCTGCTCGCCGGCTCGCGCACCAGCGTGCTCGGCTCGGTCGAGGTGGCACTGATCGCGCTGGCCGTCGGCGTCGTCCCGGGCATCCTGTCGGTGTACTTCGGCCGCGTGTTCGAGTGGTTCACGCTGCGGATCGCCGACACGCTCATCGCCCTGCCGTTCCTCATCTACGCCGTGGCCGTCACCGCGCTGCTCGGCAACGGGATCCCGCAGGCGATGTTCACCGTCGGCGTGCTCGTCTCGCCGCTGTTCTACCGGGTCGCGCGGGCGGCGACGCTGGCGGTCGCCCGCTCGCAGTACGTCGAGGCGGCGCTGATCTCCGGCGCGTCGATCGGCTGGATCGCGCGCCGGCACGTGTGGGGGAAGGTGCTGCCGCCCGTCGCGGTGGCGCTGGCCCAGACCATCGGCGTCGGCTTCGTCGTCGTCTCCAGCCTGAGCTTCCTCGGCATCGGGGTGCAGCCGCCGGCACCGACCTGGGGCGGCCTGCTCGCCTCCGACCTCGGCTACCTGTCCTACCAGCCGTGGGCCCCGGCCGTCCCCGCCCTGCTGATCATGGCGACGGTGTGGGGCAGCAACCTGCTGGCCGACGCCATCCGTGACGTGTCCGGGGAGGCGGGGCGCGCGCTGCTGAACAGCCGCCGGGCCCGCGCCCGCCGCCTCGACCCAGCCGAACCGATCCCCGCCGGAGGCGCCGCCCGATGA
- a CDS encoding ABC transporter permease: MAVSTADHAVVADPGAVLAAARARRAAGRVLVTLARSVAIFVPVFLVATFLTFALRAISGLSPAHIQLGESATPDAVARIEQQWGLDRPFLAQYWTWFTNILHGQLGASWSNGANIAELISNGLAISLSVVTLALIIGVVFGFGLGTLAAVRRTTWIDRAITGFLTVFSVMPPFVVGIVLVTVFAVGLGWLPAAGYVPASVGTWPWFTHILLPALALSLDPMADVARQLRSGLIASYQENYVTGAIVRGLSPRRIFFRHVLRNGVGPALSVLGWRFPTLIGGSVVTEWIFGLQGFGRFANDSAQAGDVPAVQGVLVVSIVLVVTFNLIVNVVLGRVTPASQRGV, from the coding sequence ATGGCGGTGAGCACGGCTGACCACGCGGTCGTTGCCGACCCGGGCGCAGTGCTCGCCGCCGCCAGGGCGCGGCGGGCCGCCGGCCGCGTCCTGGTCACCCTGGCCCGCTCGGTCGCGATCTTCGTCCCGGTCTTCCTGGTGGCGACCTTCCTGACCTTCGCCCTTCGGGCGATCAGCGGCCTGAGCCCCGCCCACATCCAGCTCGGGGAGAGCGCCACCCCGGACGCGGTCGCCCGCATCGAGCAGCAGTGGGGCCTGGACCGCCCGTTCCTCGCGCAGTACTGGACCTGGTTCACCAACATCCTGCACGGCCAGCTCGGCGCGAGCTGGTCCAACGGCGCGAACATCGCCGAGCTGATCAGCAACGGCCTGGCCATCAGCCTGTCGGTGGTGACGCTGGCGCTGATCATCGGCGTGGTCTTCGGCTTCGGGCTCGGCACCCTGGCGGCGGTGCGCCGCACCACCTGGATCGACCGGGCGATCACGGGCTTCCTGACGGTCTTCTCGGTGATGCCGCCCTTCGTGGTCGGCATCGTCCTGGTGACCGTCTTCGCCGTCGGGCTCGGCTGGCTGCCGGCCGCGGGCTACGTGCCGGCGAGCGTGGGGACGTGGCCGTGGTTCACCCACATCCTGCTGCCCGCGCTGGCACTCAGCCTCGATCCGATGGCCGACGTCGCCCGCCAGCTTCGCTCCGGCCTCATCGCCTCCTACCAGGAGAACTACGTGACCGGCGCGATCGTGCGCGGGCTCAGCCCGCGGCGGATCTTCTTCCGGCACGTGCTGCGCAACGGCGTGGGACCCGCCCTGAGCGTGCTGGGCTGGCGGTTCCCCACGCTCATCGGCGGCTCCGTGGTCACCGAGTGGATCTTCGGGTTGCAGGGTTTCGGCCGGTTCGCCAACGACTCCGCGCAGGCCGGCGATGTGCCGGCGGTCCAGGGCGTGCTCGTCGTCTCGATCGTGCTGGTCGTCACCTTCAACCTGATCGTCAACGTCGTCCTGGGCCGGGTCACCCCGGCCTCGCAGCGGGGGGTGTGA
- a CDS encoding ABC transporter substrate-binding protein produces the protein MTSERHLPSARRTRRGAVLGALLALAALVLSACGSGSGAGAAAGGGGGSGRTATLKWASSFFPTHWDPVVGGSGAQFRILALPYAALTKTDAKGNAVPDLAESWAYNGAGDEITFHLRPKLTFSDGTPVDAAAVKNAIDRAKSQKNSALFGDLTSIKSVTTSGDLDVVVHLTQVDHQIPLLLGERVLQIASPKAAADPAKLDQNPVGAGPFVVTQLIPGTKVLLKKNPNYWDAKNIHIDNVELVSAPDASTVVSGLQTGVYNFADLAPSQAKAAKAAGLDVFVQPGFNASNISLNINKAPFDNPKVVDAVRYATNRQEFVDKLTFGYGKPTNQPFPPGYIAYDEKSANLYPYDPAKAKQLLEQAGFKPGQIKLDLVIPKEDPAAEIVQSQLAAIGITVTIKINKNWATPFFAKDLTLSLYGTTGRDSAVQTLTAHFGPNGPLNLSSPYEPDGFEAAIAKVRQTPLDAPAYPQVLQAATRVGLQSKALVFTYSSPNVFAKNKAISALPANPAHVDWTGVTIGD, from the coding sequence ATGACCTCCGAGCGACACCTGCCATCCGCCCGCCGCACGAGACGCGGCGCCGTCCTCGGGGCCCTGCTGGCCCTCGCGGCCCTCGTTCTCAGTGCCTGCGGTTCCGGTTCCGGCGCCGGTGCCGCCGCCGGCGGCGGGGGCGGAAGCGGCAGGACCGCCACCCTGAAGTGGGCGTCGTCCTTCTTCCCGACGCACTGGGACCCGGTGGTCGGGGGCAGCGGGGCCCAGTTCCGCATCCTCGCCCTGCCGTATGCCGCGCTGACGAAGACGGACGCGAAGGGCAACGCGGTCCCGGATCTGGCCGAGAGCTGGGCCTACAACGGCGCCGGCGACGAGATCACGTTCCACCTGCGCCCGAAGCTGACGTTCAGCGACGGCACCCCGGTCGACGCCGCGGCGGTCAAGAACGCCATCGACCGGGCCAAGTCGCAGAAGAACTCGGCGCTGTTCGGCGATCTCACCTCGATCAAGTCGGTCACCACCAGCGGCGACCTCGACGTGGTCGTCCACCTCACCCAGGTCGACCACCAGATCCCCCTGCTGCTCGGTGAGCGCGTGCTGCAGATCGCCAGTCCCAAGGCCGCGGCGGACCCGGCGAAGCTCGACCAGAACCCGGTCGGCGCCGGACCGTTCGTCGTCACGCAGCTGATTCCGGGCACGAAGGTCCTGCTGAAGAAGAACCCGAACTACTGGGACGCCAAGAACATTCACATCGACAACGTGGAGCTGGTCTCGGCGCCCGACGCGTCGACGGTCGTCTCAGGTCTGCAGACGGGCGTCTACAACTTCGCCGACCTCGCGCCGAGCCAGGCGAAGGCCGCCAAGGCGGCCGGCCTCGACGTCTTCGTGCAGCCGGGCTTCAACGCCTCGAACATCAGCCTGAACATCAACAAGGCGCCGTTCGACAACCCCAAGGTCGTCGACGCGGTCCGCTATGCCACCAACCGGCAGGAGTTCGTCGACAAGCTCACCTTCGGGTACGGCAAGCCGACCAACCAGCCCTTCCCGCCCGGGTACATCGCCTACGACGAGAAGTCGGCGAACCTGTACCCGTACGACCCGGCGAAGGCGAAGCAGCTGCTCGAGCAGGCCGGCTTCAAGCCGGGCCAGATCAAGCTGGACCTGGTCATCCCGAAGGAGGACCCGGCGGCGGAGATCGTGCAGTCGCAGCTCGCGGCAATCGGGATCACCGTCACCATCAAGATCAACAAGAACTGGGCGACGCCCTTCTTCGCCAAGGACCTGACGCTCTCGCTGTACGGCACGACCGGTCGTGACTCGGCCGTCCAGACGCTCACGGCGCACTTCGGCCCGAACGGCCCGCTGAACCTCAGCTCGCCGTACGAGCCGGACGGCTTCGAGGCCGCGATCGCCAAGGTCCGCCAGACGCCGCTGGACGCGCCGGCCTACCCGCAGGTCCTGCAGGCGGCCACCCGCGTGGGCCTGCAGAGCAAGGCGCTCGTCTTCACCTACTCCAGCCCGAACGTGTTCGCCAAGAACAAGGCGATCTCCGCGCTGCCCGCCAACCCGGCCCACGTCGACTGGACCGGCGTGACCATCGGCGACTAA